From Homalodisca vitripennis isolate AUS2020 chromosome 1, UT_GWSS_2.1, whole genome shotgun sequence, the proteins below share one genomic window:
- the LOC124353156 gene encoding uncharacterized protein LOC124353156 — protein sequence MCSVLLVVVTTLFFPFSVLSDSDQEMNVNEHIDQMLVDLRNSIIYDGTDIFPLDDFEDKFEKRVSRWVKAKGSFKATGGSVRSLSSVQRTGDATVSATPTSATFTLHLGLGQMEVYYDHYRASFLSARVSGDVRLTVRRFSILIAVTLQLNDDECKAILDTSTVEYLDGIDVEISGLGPLNWAFEKISELMILRYKNDIQYRLQRELTEKLKTFMTKQYFCDVVYYF from the coding sequence ATGTGTTCAGTTTTACTAGTTGTCGTTACGACtctattttttcctttttcagtACTCAGTGACAGTGATCAGGAGATGAATGTTAACGAACATATTGATCAGATGCTCGTAGACTTGCGGAACTCGATCATTTACGACGGGACAGATATTTTTCCACTGGATGATTTTGAGGACAAATTTGAGAAGAGGGTGTCGAGGTGGGTTAAAGCTAAGGGGAGTTTCAAAGCTACTGGGGGGAGTGTCAGATCTCTTTCATCGGTGCAGAGGACCGGAGATGCTACTGTCTCTGCGACACCGACCAGCGCCACCTTCACACTCCACTTGGGTCTTGGCCAGATGGAAGTCTACTATGATCACTACAGAGCATCCTTCCTGAGCGCGAGAGTATCAGGAGATGTGCGTCTAACAGTCCGGAGATTCTCCATTCTGATAGCTGTGACCCTGCAGCTGAATGATGACGAGTGCAAGGCGATCCTGGATACATCAACTGTAGAATATCTCGATGGTATAGACGTAGAAATATCTGGCCTCGGCCCACTCAACTGGGCATTTGAGAAGATATCAGAGCTAATGATATTAAGATATAAGAACGATATTCAGTATCGTTTACAGAGGGAGTTGACtgaaaaactcaaaacatttatGACCAAGCAGTATTTTTGTGATGTCGTGTACTACTTCTAA
- the LOC124356275 gene encoding uncharacterized protein LOC124356275, which translates to MCSVLLVVVAIIYCPFPLLCDSDREVNVNAQIDQMLVDLRNSIIYDGTDIFPLDDYEDKFEKRVSRWIKAKGNFKATGGSVRYLSSVKRTGDATLSSTPTSATFTLHLGLGQMEVYFDHYTATFLSARVSGDVLITVRRFSMMLVITLQLNDDNCKAVLDTSKVEYLDGIELEISGLGPLNWLFEKISELLVIRFMDDLQRRLEEKLTKRLYKIMNKHYICDIAYYF; encoded by the coding sequence ATGTGTTCAGTTTTACTAGTTGTCGTTGCGATTATATATTGTCCTTTTCCGTTACTTTGTGACAGTGATCGTGAAGTCAATGTTAACGCACAGATTGATCAGATGCTCGTAGACTTGCGGAACTCGATCATTTACGACGGGACAGACATTTTTCCACTGGATGATTATGAGGACAAATTTGAGAAGAGAGTGTCAAGGTGGATTAAAGCTAAGGGAAATTTCAAAGCTACCGGGGGGAGTGTCAGATATCTTTCATCGGTGAAGAGGACGGGAGATGCTACTCTATCTTCGACACCGACCAGCGCCACCTTCACACTCCACTTGGGTCTTGGCCAGATGGAAGTCTACTTCGATCACTACACAGCAACCTTCCTGAGCGCGAGAGTGTCTGGAGACGTCCTTATAACTGTCCGGAGATTCTCCATGATGCTCGTTATAACCTTACAACTGAATGATGACAACTGCAAGGCGGTCCTGGACACATCAAAGGTTGAATATCTCGATGGTATAGAACTGGAAATATCTGGCCTGGGCCCTCTTAACTGGTTATTTGAGAAGATATCGGAGTTACTGGTAATCAGATTTATGGACGATTTACAACGTCGGTTAGAGGAGAAGTTAACTAAAAGGCTctataaaattatgaacaaaCACTATATATGTGACATCGCCTACTATTTCTAA